Proteins from a single region of Orcinus orca chromosome 20, mOrcOrc1.1, whole genome shotgun sequence:
- the BRSK1 gene encoding serine/threonine-protein kinase BRSK1 isoform X3, which translates to MSSSSTTSTRTRNICRYLVLEHVSGGELFDYLVKKGRLTPKEARKFFRQIVSALDFCHSYSICHRDLKPENLLLDEKNNIRIADFGMASLQVGDSLLETSCGSPHYACPEVIKGEKYDGRRADMWSCGVILFALLVGALPFDDDNLRQLLEKVKRGVFHMPHFIPPDCQSLLRGMIEVEPEKRLSLEQIQKHPWYLGGKHEPDPCLEPTPGRRVAMRSLPSNGELDPDVLESMASLGCFRDRERLHRELRSEEENQEKMIYYLLLDRKERYPSCEDQDLPPRNDVDPPRKRVDSPMLSRHGKRRPERKSMEVLSITDAGGGGSPVPTRRALEMAQHSQRSRSVSGASTGLSSSPLSSPRSPVFSFSPEPAGDEARGGGSPTSKTQTLPSRGPRGGGAGEQPPPPSARSTPLPGPPGSPRSSGGTPLHSPLHTPRASPTGTPGTTPPPSPGGGVGGAAWRSRLNSIRNSFLGSPRFHRRKMQVPTAEEMSSLTPESSPELAKRSWFGNFISLDKEEQIFLVLKDKPLSSIKADIVHAFLSIPSLSHSVLSQTSFRAEYKASGGPSVFQKPVRFQVDISSSEGPEPSPRRDGSGGGGIYSVTFTLISGPSRRFKRVVETIQAQLLSTHDQPSVQALADEKNGAQTRPAGTPPRSLQPPPGRPDPELTSSPRRGPPKDKKLLATNGTPLP; encoded by the exons ATGTCCTCAAGCTCCACGACGTCTACGAGAACAAGAAATATTTGTAG GTACCTGGTTCTGGAGCACGTGTCTGGAGGTGAGCTGTTCGACTACCTGGTAAAGAAGGGGAGACTGACCCCCAAGGAGGCCCGGAAGTTCTTCCGCCAGATCGTGTCGGCGCTGGACTTCTGCCATAGCTACTCCATCTG CCACAGAGACCTGAAGCCTGAGAACCTGCTTCTGGACGAGAAAAACAACATTCGCATCGCGGACTTCGGCATGGCGTCCCTGCAGGTGGGGGACAGCCTCCTGGAGACCAGCTGTGG gtccCCTCACTATGCATGCCCAGAGGTGATTAAG GGGGAAAAGTACGATGGCCGCCGGGCGGACATGTGGAGCTGTGGAGTCATCCTGTTCGCCCTGCTTGTG GGGGCTCTGCCCTTCGACGATGACAACCTCCGCCAGCTGCTGGAGAAGGTGAAACGAGGCGTCTTCCACATGCCCCACTTCATTCCTCCGGACTGCCAGAGCCTCCTGAGGGGGATGATCGAAGTGGAGCCGGAGAAAAGGCTCAGc CTGGAGCAAATTCAGAAACATCCCTGGTACCT GGGCGGGAAACACGAGCCAGACCCATGCCTGGAGCCAACCCCAGGCCGCCGGGTGGCCATGCGGAGCCTGCCATCAAACGGAGAGCTGGACCCTGATGTCCTGGAGAGCATGGCTTCACTGGGTTGCTTCAGGGACCGCGAACGGCTGCATCGCGAGCTCCGCAGCGAGGA gGAGAACCAAGAAAAGATGATATATTATCTGCTTTTGGATCGGAAGGAGCGGTATCCCAGCTGTGAGGACCAGGACCTACCTCCTCGGAATGATGTTG ACCCACCCCGGAAGCGTGTGGATTCCCCCATGCTGAGCCGTCACGGGAAGCGGCGGCCAGAGCGGAAGTCCATGGAAGTCCTGAGCATCACGGATGCTGGGGGTGGTGGCTCCCCGGTGCCCACCCGACGGGCCCTGGAGATGGCCCAGCACAGCCAGAG ATCCCGTAGTGTCAGTGGAGCCTCCACTGGTCTGTCATCCAGCCCTCTGAGCAGCCCAAGG AGTCCGGTCTTTTCCTTCTCACCGGAGCCCGCTGGAGATGAGGCCCGGGGTGGGGGCTCACCGACTTCCAAAACGCAGACGCTGCCTTCTCGGGGCCCCAGGGGTGGGGGCGCCGGggagcagccccctccccccagtgccCGCTCCACACCCCTGCCCGGCCCCCCAGGCTCCCCACGCTCCTCCGGGGGGACCCCCTTGCACTCGCCCCTGCACACGCCCCGGGCCAGCCCCACTGGGACCCCAGGGACAACACCGCCCCCCAGCCCCGGCGGTGGCGTCGGGGGAGCCGCCTGGAGGAGTCGTCTCAACTCCATCCGCAACAGCTTCCTGGGCTCCCCACGCTTTCACCGGCGCAAGATGCAGG tccccactGCCGAGGAGATGTCCAGTTTGACGCCAGAGTCCTCTCCGGA GCTGGCAAAACGCTCCTGGTTCGGGAACTTCATATCCttggacaaagaagaacaaatattcCTCGTGCTAAAGGATAAACCTCTCAGCAGCATCAAAGCGGACATTGTCCATGCCTTCCTGTCG ATCCCCAGCCTGAGTCATAGTGTGCTGTCACAGACCAGCTTCAGGGCTGAGTACAAGGCCAGTGGTGGCCCCTCCGTCTTCCAGAAGCCCGTCCGCTTCCAGGTGGACATCAGCTCCTCTGAGGGTCCAGAGCCCTCCCCCCGGCGGGACGGCAGCGGTGGTGGTGGCATCTACTCTGTCACCTTTACTCTCATCTCCG GTCCCAGCCGTCGGTTCAAGCGGGTTGTAGAGACCATCCAGGCTCAGCTGCTGAGCACTCATGACCAGCCCTCCGTGCAGGCCCTGGCAG ACGAGAAGAATGGCGCCCAGACCCGGCCTGCCGGGACCCCGCCCCGAAGCCTGCAGCCCCCGCCCGGCCGCCCAGACCCAGAGCTGACCAGCTCTCCCCGCCGAGGCCCCCCTAAGGACAAGAAGCTCCTGGCCACCAACGGGACCCCCCTACCCTGA
- the BRSK1 gene encoding serine/threonine-protein kinase BRSK1 isoform X2, giving the protein MSSGGKEGGGGSPAYHLPHAHPHPPQHAQYVGPYRLEKTLGKGQTGLVKLGVHCITGQKVAIKIVNREKLSESVLMKVEREIAILKLIEHPHVLKLHDVYENKKYLYLVLEHVSGGELFDYLVKKGRLTPKEARKFFRQIVSALDFCHSYSICHRDLKPENLLLDEKNNIRIADFGMASLQVGDSLLETSCGSPHYACPEVIKGEKYDGRRADMWSCGVILFALLVGALPFDDDNLRQLLEKVKRGVFHMPHFIPPDCQSLLRGMIEVEPEKRLSLEQIQKHPWYLGGKHEPDPCLEPTPGRRVAMRSLPSNGELDPDVLESMASLGCFRDRERLHRELRSEEENQEKMIYYLLLDRKERYPSCEDQDLPPRNDVDPPRKRVDSPMLSRHGKRRPERKSMEVLSITDAGGGGSPVPTRRALEMAQHSQRSRSVSGASTGLSSSPLSSPRSPVFSFSPEPAGDEARGGGSPTSKTQTLPSRGPRGGGAGEQPPPPSARSTPLPGPPGSPRSSGGTPLHSPLHTPRASPTGTPGTTPPPSPGGGVGGAAWRSRLNSIRNSFLGSPRFHRRKMQVPTAEEMSSLTPESSPELAKRSWFGNFISLDKEEQIFLVLKDKPLSSIKADIVHAFLSIPSLSHSVLSQTSFRAEYKASGGPSVFQKPVRFQVDISSSEGPEPSPRRDGSGGGGIYSVTFTLISGPSRRFKRVVETIQAQLLSTHDQPSVQALADAQTLLTPLGLAFKDLGVPPGAGETRRMAPRPGLPGPRPEACSPRPAAQTQS; this is encoded by the exons ATGTCGTCCGGGGGCAAGGAGGGGGGCGGGGGCTCCCCTGCCTACCACCTCCCGCacgcacacccacacccaccccagcacGCCCAATATGTGGGCCCCTATCGGCTGGAGAAGACGCTGGGCAAAGGACAGACAG GTCTGGTTAAACTCGGGGTCCACTGCATCACGGGCCAGAAGGTTGCCATCAAGATCGTGAACCGGGAGAAGCTGTCCGAGTCGGTGCTGATgaag GTGGAGCGGGAGATTGCCATCCTGAAGCTCATTGAGCACCCACATGTCCTCAAGCTCCACGACGTCTACGAGAACAAGAAATATTT GTACCTGGTTCTGGAGCACGTGTCTGGAGGTGAGCTGTTCGACTACCTGGTAAAGAAGGGGAGACTGACCCCCAAGGAGGCCCGGAAGTTCTTCCGCCAGATCGTGTCGGCGCTGGACTTCTGCCATAGCTACTCCATCTG CCACAGAGACCTGAAGCCTGAGAACCTGCTTCTGGACGAGAAAAACAACATTCGCATCGCGGACTTCGGCATGGCGTCCCTGCAGGTGGGGGACAGCCTCCTGGAGACCAGCTGTGG gtccCCTCACTATGCATGCCCAGAGGTGATTAAG GGGGAAAAGTACGATGGCCGCCGGGCGGACATGTGGAGCTGTGGAGTCATCCTGTTCGCCCTGCTTGTG GGGGCTCTGCCCTTCGACGATGACAACCTCCGCCAGCTGCTGGAGAAGGTGAAACGAGGCGTCTTCCACATGCCCCACTTCATTCCTCCGGACTGCCAGAGCCTCCTGAGGGGGATGATCGAAGTGGAGCCGGAGAAAAGGCTCAGc CTGGAGCAAATTCAGAAACATCCCTGGTACCT GGGCGGGAAACACGAGCCAGACCCATGCCTGGAGCCAACCCCAGGCCGCCGGGTGGCCATGCGGAGCCTGCCATCAAACGGAGAGCTGGACCCTGATGTCCTGGAGAGCATGGCTTCACTGGGTTGCTTCAGGGACCGCGAACGGCTGCATCGCGAGCTCCGCAGCGAGGA gGAGAACCAAGAAAAGATGATATATTATCTGCTTTTGGATCGGAAGGAGCGGTATCCCAGCTGTGAGGACCAGGACCTACCTCCTCGGAATGATGTTG ACCCACCCCGGAAGCGTGTGGATTCCCCCATGCTGAGCCGTCACGGGAAGCGGCGGCCAGAGCGGAAGTCCATGGAAGTCCTGAGCATCACGGATGCTGGGGGTGGTGGCTCCCCGGTGCCCACCCGACGGGCCCTGGAGATGGCCCAGCACAGCCAGAG ATCCCGTAGTGTCAGTGGAGCCTCCACTGGTCTGTCATCCAGCCCTCTGAGCAGCCCAAGG AGTCCGGTCTTTTCCTTCTCACCGGAGCCCGCTGGAGATGAGGCCCGGGGTGGGGGCTCACCGACTTCCAAAACGCAGACGCTGCCTTCTCGGGGCCCCAGGGGTGGGGGCGCCGGggagcagccccctccccccagtgccCGCTCCACACCCCTGCCCGGCCCCCCAGGCTCCCCACGCTCCTCCGGGGGGACCCCCTTGCACTCGCCCCTGCACACGCCCCGGGCCAGCCCCACTGGGACCCCAGGGACAACACCGCCCCCCAGCCCCGGCGGTGGCGTCGGGGGAGCCGCCTGGAGGAGTCGTCTCAACTCCATCCGCAACAGCTTCCTGGGCTCCCCACGCTTTCACCGGCGCAAGATGCAGG tccccactGCCGAGGAGATGTCCAGTTTGACGCCAGAGTCCTCTCCGGA GCTGGCAAAACGCTCCTGGTTCGGGAACTTCATATCCttggacaaagaagaacaaatattcCTCGTGCTAAAGGATAAACCTCTCAGCAGCATCAAAGCGGACATTGTCCATGCCTTCCTGTCG ATCCCCAGCCTGAGTCATAGTGTGCTGTCACAGACCAGCTTCAGGGCTGAGTACAAGGCCAGTGGTGGCCCCTCCGTCTTCCAGAAGCCCGTCCGCTTCCAGGTGGACATCAGCTCCTCTGAGGGTCCAGAGCCCTCCCCCCGGCGGGACGGCAGCGGTGGTGGTGGCATCTACTCTGTCACCTTTACTCTCATCTCCG GTCCCAGCCGTCGGTTCAAGCGGGTTGTAGAGACCATCCAGGCTCAGCTGCTGAGCACTCATGACCAGCCCTCCGTGCAGGCCCTGGCAG ATGCTCAGACTCTTCTGACCCCGCTGGGCCTGGCTTTCAAGGACTTGGGCGTCCCCCCAGGCGCAGGCGAG ACGAGAAGAATGGCGCCCAGACCCGGCCTGCCGGGACCCCGCCCCGAAGCCTGCAGCCCCCGCCCGGCCGCCCAGACCCAGAGCTGA
- the BRSK1 gene encoding serine/threonine-protein kinase BRSK1 isoform X1, producing the protein MSSGGKEGGGGSPAYHLPHAHPHPPQHAQYVGPYRLEKTLGKGQTGLVKLGVHCITGQKVAIKIVNREKLSESVLMKVEREIAILKLIEHPHVLKLHDVYENKKYLYLVLEHVSGGELFDYLVKKGRLTPKEARKFFRQIVSALDFCHSYSICHRDLKPENLLLDEKNNIRIADFGMASLQVGDSLLETSCGSPHYACPEVIKGEKYDGRRADMWSCGVILFALLVGALPFDDDNLRQLLEKVKRGVFHMPHFIPPDCQSLLRGMIEVEPEKRLSLEQIQKHPWYLGGKHEPDPCLEPTPGRRVAMRSLPSNGELDPDVLESMASLGCFRDRERLHRELRSEEENQEKMIYYLLLDRKERYPSCEDQDLPPRNDVDPPRKRVDSPMLSRHGKRRPERKSMEVLSITDAGGGGSPVPTRRALEMAQHSQRSRSVSGASTGLSSSPLSSPRSPVFSFSPEPAGDEARGGGSPTSKTQTLPSRGPRGGGAGEQPPPPSARSTPLPGPPGSPRSSGGTPLHSPLHTPRASPTGTPGTTPPPSPGGGVGGAAWRSRLNSIRNSFLGSPRFHRRKMQVPTAEEMSSLTPESSPELAKRSWFGNFISLDKEEQIFLVLKDKPLSSIKADIVHAFLSIPSLSHSVLSQTSFRAEYKASGGPSVFQKPVRFQVDISSSEGPEPSPRRDGSGGGGIYSVTFTLISGPSRRFKRVVETIQAQLLSTHDQPSVQALADEKNGAQTRPAGTPPRSLQPPPGRPDPELTSSPRRGPPKDKKLLATNGTPLP; encoded by the exons ATGTCGTCCGGGGGCAAGGAGGGGGGCGGGGGCTCCCCTGCCTACCACCTCCCGCacgcacacccacacccaccccagcacGCCCAATATGTGGGCCCCTATCGGCTGGAGAAGACGCTGGGCAAAGGACAGACAG GTCTGGTTAAACTCGGGGTCCACTGCATCACGGGCCAGAAGGTTGCCATCAAGATCGTGAACCGGGAGAAGCTGTCCGAGTCGGTGCTGATgaag GTGGAGCGGGAGATTGCCATCCTGAAGCTCATTGAGCACCCACATGTCCTCAAGCTCCACGACGTCTACGAGAACAAGAAATATTT GTACCTGGTTCTGGAGCACGTGTCTGGAGGTGAGCTGTTCGACTACCTGGTAAAGAAGGGGAGACTGACCCCCAAGGAGGCCCGGAAGTTCTTCCGCCAGATCGTGTCGGCGCTGGACTTCTGCCATAGCTACTCCATCTG CCACAGAGACCTGAAGCCTGAGAACCTGCTTCTGGACGAGAAAAACAACATTCGCATCGCGGACTTCGGCATGGCGTCCCTGCAGGTGGGGGACAGCCTCCTGGAGACCAGCTGTGG gtccCCTCACTATGCATGCCCAGAGGTGATTAAG GGGGAAAAGTACGATGGCCGCCGGGCGGACATGTGGAGCTGTGGAGTCATCCTGTTCGCCCTGCTTGTG GGGGCTCTGCCCTTCGACGATGACAACCTCCGCCAGCTGCTGGAGAAGGTGAAACGAGGCGTCTTCCACATGCCCCACTTCATTCCTCCGGACTGCCAGAGCCTCCTGAGGGGGATGATCGAAGTGGAGCCGGAGAAAAGGCTCAGc CTGGAGCAAATTCAGAAACATCCCTGGTACCT GGGCGGGAAACACGAGCCAGACCCATGCCTGGAGCCAACCCCAGGCCGCCGGGTGGCCATGCGGAGCCTGCCATCAAACGGAGAGCTGGACCCTGATGTCCTGGAGAGCATGGCTTCACTGGGTTGCTTCAGGGACCGCGAACGGCTGCATCGCGAGCTCCGCAGCGAGGA gGAGAACCAAGAAAAGATGATATATTATCTGCTTTTGGATCGGAAGGAGCGGTATCCCAGCTGTGAGGACCAGGACCTACCTCCTCGGAATGATGTTG ACCCACCCCGGAAGCGTGTGGATTCCCCCATGCTGAGCCGTCACGGGAAGCGGCGGCCAGAGCGGAAGTCCATGGAAGTCCTGAGCATCACGGATGCTGGGGGTGGTGGCTCCCCGGTGCCCACCCGACGGGCCCTGGAGATGGCCCAGCACAGCCAGAG ATCCCGTAGTGTCAGTGGAGCCTCCACTGGTCTGTCATCCAGCCCTCTGAGCAGCCCAAGG AGTCCGGTCTTTTCCTTCTCACCGGAGCCCGCTGGAGATGAGGCCCGGGGTGGGGGCTCACCGACTTCCAAAACGCAGACGCTGCCTTCTCGGGGCCCCAGGGGTGGGGGCGCCGGggagcagccccctccccccagtgccCGCTCCACACCCCTGCCCGGCCCCCCAGGCTCCCCACGCTCCTCCGGGGGGACCCCCTTGCACTCGCCCCTGCACACGCCCCGGGCCAGCCCCACTGGGACCCCAGGGACAACACCGCCCCCCAGCCCCGGCGGTGGCGTCGGGGGAGCCGCCTGGAGGAGTCGTCTCAACTCCATCCGCAACAGCTTCCTGGGCTCCCCACGCTTTCACCGGCGCAAGATGCAGG tccccactGCCGAGGAGATGTCCAGTTTGACGCCAGAGTCCTCTCCGGA GCTGGCAAAACGCTCCTGGTTCGGGAACTTCATATCCttggacaaagaagaacaaatattcCTCGTGCTAAAGGATAAACCTCTCAGCAGCATCAAAGCGGACATTGTCCATGCCTTCCTGTCG ATCCCCAGCCTGAGTCATAGTGTGCTGTCACAGACCAGCTTCAGGGCTGAGTACAAGGCCAGTGGTGGCCCCTCCGTCTTCCAGAAGCCCGTCCGCTTCCAGGTGGACATCAGCTCCTCTGAGGGTCCAGAGCCCTCCCCCCGGCGGGACGGCAGCGGTGGTGGTGGCATCTACTCTGTCACCTTTACTCTCATCTCCG GTCCCAGCCGTCGGTTCAAGCGGGTTGTAGAGACCATCCAGGCTCAGCTGCTGAGCACTCATGACCAGCCCTCCGTGCAGGCCCTGGCAG ACGAGAAGAATGGCGCCCAGACCCGGCCTGCCGGGACCCCGCCCCGAAGCCTGCAGCCCCCGCCCGGCCGCCCAGACCCAGAGCTGACCAGCTCTCCCCGCCGAGGCCCCCCTAAGGACAAGAAGCTCCTGGCCACCAACGGGACCCCCCTACCCTGA
- the TMEM150B gene encoding modulator of macroautophagy TMEM150B isoform X2, which produces MWGYLSLLPAFLAFWATAGIWTVFSLAVANKAVNLTEGFPYISRCGNSPPQSCIFSQVLNLGAALAAWTCILRYHQLRDWGVGKWPNQLILWTGLLCTLGTSIVGNFQVENEGFIPLIFYEAWASLVAQWLRICLPMQGTQVQALVQEDPTCSGATKPMRHNPRLRSRAREPKLLSLRATTTEARVPRACAPQQEKPPQ; this is translated from the exons ATGTGGGGATACCTGTCCCTGCTGCCTGCCTTCCTGGCATTCTGGGCTACTGCTGGCATCTGGACCGT TTTTTCGCTTGCTGTGGCCAACAAGGCTGTGAACCTCACTGAAGGCTTCCCCTATATCAG TCGATGTGGAAATAGCCCCCCTCAGAGCTGCATCTTCAGCCAGGTGCTCAACTTGGGAGCTGCTTTGG ccgCCTGGACCTGCATTCTCCGTTACCACCAGCTTCGGGACTGGGGGGTCGGAAAGTGGCCTAACCAGCTGATCCTGTGGACGGGGCTCCTCTGCACCTTGGGCACCTCCATAGTGGGCAATTTTCAG GTTGAGAATGAAGGATTTATTCCACTAATATTTtatgaggcttgggcttccctggtggcgcagtggttaagaatctgcctgccaatgcaggggacacaggttcaagccctggtccaggaagatcccacatgtagcggagcaactaagcccatgcgccacaacccacgcctgcgctctagagcccgtgagccaaaactactgagcctgcgtgccacaactactgaagcccgcgtgcctagagcctgcgctccacaacaagagaagccaccgcaatga
- the TMEM150B gene encoding modulator of macroautophagy TMEM150B isoform X1, which yields MWGYLSLLPAFLAFWATAGIWTVFSLAVANKAVNLTEGFPYISRCGNSPPQSCIFSQVLNLGAALAAWTCILRYHQLRDWGVGKWPNQLILWTGLLCTLGTSIVGNFQEKNQRATHLMGAFLAFFVGIFYFWLQLLVFWRVKSLPQPGAPWIGPLRLLLCSICTILTVAMVVLHTWSLRSASAACEWVVAMLLFVLFGLFAVDFSSLDGCTLCLQPGPGSLSPPPASPISLKVQH from the exons ATGTGGGGATACCTGTCCCTGCTGCCTGCCTTCCTGGCATTCTGGGCTACTGCTGGCATCTGGACCGT TTTTTCGCTTGCTGTGGCCAACAAGGCTGTGAACCTCACTGAAGGCTTCCCCTATATCAG TCGATGTGGAAATAGCCCCCCTCAGAGCTGCATCTTCAGCCAGGTGCTCAACTTGGGAGCTGCTTTGG ccgCCTGGACCTGCATTCTCCGTTACCACCAGCTTCGGGACTGGGGGGTCGGAAAGTGGCCTAACCAGCTGATCCTGTGGACGGGGCTCCTCTGCACCTTGGGCACCTCCATAGTGGGCAATTTTCAG gaAAAGAACCAGCGGGCCACGCACCTAATGGGGGCCTTCCTCGCCTTCTTTGTGGGAATATTCTACTTCTGGCTGCAGCTCCTTGTCTTCTGGAGGGTGAAGAGCCTGCCCCAGCCCGGGGCTCCCTGGATCGGGCCACTCCGTCTGCTCCTCTGCAGCATTTGCACCATCCTCACGGTGGCCA TGGTCGTCCTCCACACCTGGTCACTGCGCTCAGCCTCTGCCGCCTGTGAATGGGTCGTCGCCATGCTGCTGTTCGTCCTCTTTGGCCTCTTTGCGGTGGACTTCTCCAGCCTGGACGGCTGCACCCTGTGTCTCCAGCCGGGCCCTGGCAGCCTGAGCCCCCCGCCGGCCTCCCCCATCTCCCTGAAGGTCCAGCACTGA